From a single Arachis hypogaea cultivar Tifrunner chromosome 3, arahy.Tifrunner.gnm2.J5K5, whole genome shotgun sequence genomic region:
- the LOC112790907 gene encoding AT-hook motif nuclear-localized protein 5 isoform X1, producing the protein MDGREAMTFTSGSSPFYVHRESGGFQGSPGFRALSNTAVQSQSNAKGGGGGSVGSNSSFALQVQPQAQARAGFSHGIGIGASSSGGGVPPSSSGEPVKKKRGRPRKYGPEGPGPVSLRLSSMSAPACWNAGSTSDSQKRGRGRPPGSGRKQQLATLGEWMNSSAGLAFSPHVISIGVGEDIVAKLLSISQQRPRALCIMSGTGIVSLVTLRQPASTNNSVTIEGRFQILCLSGSYLVAEDGGPSNRTGGISVSLSSSDGRVIGGGVAVLIAGSPVQVVVCSFVYSGSSKTKPTQATLMKEESSEPQRNDKLASLASAPHSQNYIPSATGIWPGSRPADLKSVHGHTGIDLTRG; encoded by the exons ATGGATGGGAGAGAAGCCATGACATTTACTAGTGGGTCTTCTCCATTTTACGTGCATAGAGAGAGTGGAGGGTTCCAAGGATCTCCAGGATTCAGAGCTTTGTCAAACACTGCCGTTCAATCTCAGTCAAATGCAAAGGGTGGCGGAGGCGGCTCTGTTGGTTCTAATTCCTCATTTGCATTACAGGTTCAACCTCAAGCACAGGCTCGTGCCGGTTTTAGTCATGGCATTGGCATTGGTGCCTCATCTTCTGGTGGTGGAGTGCCTCCTTCTTCCTCAGGTGAGcctgtgaagaagaagagagggagaccCCGCAAGTATGGCCCGGAAGGACCAGGACCAGTTTCTTTGAGACTTTCATCAATGTCTGCCCCCGCTTGTTGGAATGCTGGTTCAACCTCTGATTCCCAGAAAAGGGGTAGAGGACGCCCTCCGGGATCTGGAAGGAAACAACAGCTGGCTACTCTTG gtgaATGGATGAATAGTTCTGCAGGGCTGGCTTTTTCACCTCATGTAATCTCCATTGGAGTAGGGGAG GACATTGTAGCAAAGCTATTGTCGATATCACAGCAGAGACCACGGGCACTCTGCATCATGTCGGGTACTGGGATAGTTTCTCTAGTTACTCTCAGGCAGCCTGCTTCTACTAACAACAGTGTCACGATTGAG GGCCGATTCCAAATATTGTGTTTATCTGGTTCTTACTTGGTTGCTGAAGATGGTGGACCGTCCAATAGAACAGGTGGCATAAGTGTTTCCCTTTCTAGCTCCGACGGCCGTGTTATTGGTGGTGGTGTTGCAGTGCTTATTGCTGGAAGCCCAGTGCAG GTGGTAGTATGCAGTTTTGTATATAGTGGTAGCTCTAAGACCAAGCCCACGCAAGCTACCCTCATGAAAGAAGAGAGTTCCGAGCCTCAGCGCAATGACAAGTTAGCTTCTTTGGCCAGTGCTCCGCATAGTCAAAACTACATCCCTTCTGCTACAGGCATTTGGCCTGGATCACGACCTGCTGATCTCAAGAGCGTGCACGGACACACTGGCATTGACTTGACACgtggttga
- the LOC112790907 gene encoding AT-hook motif nuclear-localized protein 5 isoform X2 translates to MDGREAMTFTSGSSPFYVHRESGGFQGSPGFRALSNTAVQSQSNAKGGGGGSVGSNSSFALQVQPQAQARAGFSHGIGIGASSSGGGVPPSSSGEPVKKKRGRPRKYGPEGPGPVSLRLSSMSAPACWNAGSTSDSQKRGRGRPPGSGRKQQLATLGEWMNSSAGLAFSPHVISIGVGEDIVAKLLSISQQRPRALCIMSGTGIVSLVTLRQPASTNNSVTIEGRFQILCLSGSYLVAEDGGPSNRTGGISVSLSSSDGRVIGGGVAVLIAGSPVQPLLAAGGSMQFCI, encoded by the exons ATGGATGGGAGAGAAGCCATGACATTTACTAGTGGGTCTTCTCCATTTTACGTGCATAGAGAGAGTGGAGGGTTCCAAGGATCTCCAGGATTCAGAGCTTTGTCAAACACTGCCGTTCAATCTCAGTCAAATGCAAAGGGTGGCGGAGGCGGCTCTGTTGGTTCTAATTCCTCATTTGCATTACAGGTTCAACCTCAAGCACAGGCTCGTGCCGGTTTTAGTCATGGCATTGGCATTGGTGCCTCATCTTCTGGTGGTGGAGTGCCTCCTTCTTCCTCAGGTGAGcctgtgaagaagaagagagggagaccCCGCAAGTATGGCCCGGAAGGACCAGGACCAGTTTCTTTGAGACTTTCATCAATGTCTGCCCCCGCTTGTTGGAATGCTGGTTCAACCTCTGATTCCCAGAAAAGGGGTAGAGGACGCCCTCCGGGATCTGGAAGGAAACAACAGCTGGCTACTCTTG gtgaATGGATGAATAGTTCTGCAGGGCTGGCTTTTTCACCTCATGTAATCTCCATTGGAGTAGGGGAG GACATTGTAGCAAAGCTATTGTCGATATCACAGCAGAGACCACGGGCACTCTGCATCATGTCGGGTACTGGGATAGTTTCTCTAGTTACTCTCAGGCAGCCTGCTTCTACTAACAACAGTGTCACGATTGAG GGCCGATTCCAAATATTGTGTTTATCTGGTTCTTACTTGGTTGCTGAAGATGGTGGACCGTCCAATAGAACAGGTGGCATAAGTGTTTCCCTTTCTAGCTCCGACGGCCGTGTTATTGGTGGTGGTGTTGCAGTGCTTATTGCTGGAAGCCCAGTGCAG CCTTTGCTGGCTGCAGGTGGTAGTATGCAGTTTTGTATATAG
- the LOC112790908 gene encoding probable glutathione peroxidase 8 translates to MTSNETSKDPKSVYDFVVKDAKGDDIDLSSYKGKVLLIVNVASKCGMTNPNYAELNQLYHKYKHKGLEILAFPCNQFGDEEPGSNDQIVEFVCTRFKSEFPIFAKIEVNGDKSAPLYKFLKSGKWGIFGDDIQWNFAKFPVDKNGQVVDRYYPTTSPLSLERDICKLLGIQ, encoded by the exons ATGACTAGCAACGAAACCAGCAAGGATCCAAAGTCCGTTTACGATTTTGTTGTGAAG GATGCTAAGGGCGATGACATAGATCTTTCCAGTTACAAAGGAAAAGTCTTACTCATTGTCAATGTTGCTTCTAAGTG TGGCATGACCAACCCAAATTATGCGGAGTTGAATCAACTGTATCACAAGTATAAACACAAAG GGTTGGAGATTTTGGCATTTCCATGTAATCAATTTGGCGATGAAGAACCTGGAAGCAATGATCAAATTGTGGAGTTCGTCTGTACGCGCTTCAAATCAGAATTCCCCATCTTCGCTAAG ATAGAAGTGAATGGAGACAAGTCTGCTCCTTTGTATAAGTTCTTGAAGTCAGGTAAATGGGGAATATTTGGGGATGATATTCAGTGGAACTTTGCTAAGTTTCCGGTTGATAAGAATGGCCAAGTGGTTGATCGTTATTACCCCACAACTTCTCCTCTCAGCCTTGAG CGAGACATTTGTAAGCTACTAGGTATTCAATGA